The following coding sequences are from one Arachis hypogaea cultivar Tifrunner chromosome 7, arahy.Tifrunner.gnm2.J5K5, whole genome shotgun sequence window:
- the LOC112704098 gene encoding protein RADIALIS-like 3: protein MAASSNSSGGGESSWTPKQNKLFEKALAKYDKDTPDRWHNVAREVGGNKTAEEVKRHYEILLEDIKHIESGHVPTPNYKNNSTAKT from the coding sequence ATGGCTGCTTCTTCAAACTCCAGTGGTGGAGGAGAGTCATCATGGACCCCAAAGCAGAACAAGCTGTTCGAGAAGGCGCTTGCCAAGTACGACAAGGATACACCAGATAGGTGGCATAATGTGGCAAGGGAAGTTGGTGGGAATAAAACAGCTGAGGAGGTTAAGAGGCACTATGAGATCCTCTTGGAGGATATCAAACACATTGAGTCTGGCCATGTTCCCACACCCAACTACAAGAACAACTCCACTGCTAAAACTTAA